A portion of the Vanessa atalanta chromosome 14, ilVanAtal1.2, whole genome shotgun sequence genome contains these proteins:
- the LOC125068983 gene encoding transcription factor SPT20 homolog: MTKLLAYIFCILALAALSKSKQLKTGPRAIEESSTSSNSSQKFDKRFVTQEYTLYLTPQDIKNLKNGKVSVDAQVQIDAEKVRQQSGLQNSNREQQLNAYNQYNKINSQVVQPQAKFGGLVSRNDKQQQQKENNEYNKAISQIEEAQTELRGLNQQLKEYNEYYKAISQITESQPEFRGLLSRNNLQQQLKSQPELRELNQQQQLREYNEYNKAISQIEESQPELRGLLSRNNQEQQLNEYNKAIAQIEESQPELREFLSRNNQEQQLNEYNKAIAQIEESEPVLREFLSRNNQEQQLNEYNKAIAQIAESHPELRGYLSSSNQQQELKEYKQYNNIFSQVEEPQAEFRPILSKDNQQQQLKKYNQYNKIPSKTEEPQVELRGLLSHDNQQERQQQPLKTYNQYNKKTSQAEEPKVELRGLLSHDNQQQQRLKTYNQYNKVISQIPKAQVEPLSQDNQQKQLKTYNQYNKIFSQVEEPQANREVLSQYSFYPKTTSDNQQINYDFTNLYAEQKPMEEQRQNVFDDIFRNEPQNNFNTQKERKTAEESVLKKEYDWVPFSPESANKEKFLPYVQLKQQWDGILSQNRLQMQELNVQKENQNMNGTNTQRNEAKQIQSDGKNEQKTEVEKQIESIFRQQQAFEDERQNEQAKAVNQRPPIIIHKEVSVTKHLPVPVVRKFKVAVPTPVLVPVPEPYEVKIPHPYPVPLEIVKHIPVPVVKHY, translated from the exons ATGACTAAGTTGCTAGCATAT ATATTTTGCATTTTAGCCCTTGCGGCGCTAAGCAAATCGAAACAACTAAAAACTGGCCCACGAGCAATAGAAGAATCATCAACATCATCAAATTCGTCACAGAAGTTTGATAAGAGATTTGTTACTCAAGAGTATACATTATATCTGACACCGCaagatattaagaatttaaaaaatggcaAAGTATCTGTGGACGCTCAAGTACAAATCGACGCAGAAAAAGTTCGTCAACAATCAGGTTTACAAAACTCTAATCGAGAACAACAGTTAAACGCGTATAATCAATACAACAAGATTAACTCTCAAGTTGTACAACCCCAAGCTAAATTTGGTGGACTTGTATCGCGTAACgataaacaacaacaacagaaagaaaataatgaatacaacaAAGCTATCTCACAAATTGAAGAGGCCCAGACAGAACTTCGTGGACTTAATCAACAACTGAAAGAATATAATGAATACTACAAAGCTATCTCACAAATAACAGAATCTCAGCCAGAATTTCGTGGTCTTCTTTCACGGAACAATTTACAACAACAACTGAAATCTCAGCCTGAACTTCGTGAACTTaatcaacaacaacaactaagagaatataatgaatataacaaaGCTATCTCACAAATTGAAGAATCTCAGCCAGAACTGCGTGGACTTTTGTCACGTAACAATCAAGAACAACAGCTGAACGAATATAACAAAGCTATCGCACAAATTGAAGAATCCCAGCCAGAACTTCGTGAATTTCTATCACGTAACAATCAAGAACAACAGCTGAACGAATATAACAAAGCCATCGCACAAATTGAAGAATCCGAGCCAGTGCTTCGTGAATTTCTATCACGTAACAACCAAGAACAACAGCTGAACGAATATAACAAAGCTATCGCACAAATTGCAGAATCCCATCCAGAACTTCGTGGATATCTATCAAGCAGTAATCAGCAACAAGAACTGAAAGAATATAAAcagtataacaatattttctcaCAAGTTGAAGAACCCCAGGCAGAATTTCGTCCAATTTTATCGAAAGATAATCAACAACAAcaactgaaaaaatataatcaatacaatAAGATTCCCTCAAAAACTGAAGAACCCCAGGTAGAACTTAGGGGACTTTTATCACATGACAATCAACAAGAAAGACAACAACAACCTTTGAAAACCTACAATCAATACAACAAGAAAACCTCACAGGCTGAAGAACCCAAAGTAGAACTTCGTGGACTGTTATCGCATGACAATCAACAACAGCAAaggttaaaaacatataatcagTACAACAAGGTAATCTCTCAAATTCCAAAGGCTCAGGTCGAACCTCTATCTCAGGACaatcaacaaaaacaattaaaaacatataatcaaTACAATAAGATTTTCTCACAAGTTGAAGAACCACAGGCAAATCGAGAAGTGCTATCGCAATATTCATTTTACCCTAAAACAACTTCTGATAaccaacaaataaattatgattttacaaACTTATATGCAGAGCAAAAACCAATGGAAGAACAGAGACAAAATGTTTTCGATGacatttttagaaatgaacCACAGAACAATTTCAATActcaaaaagaaagaaaaacagCAGAAGagagtgttttaaaaaaagagtatGATTGGGTACCATTTAGTCCAGAATCTGCTAATAAGGAAAAGTTCTTACCTTATGTACAGCTAAAACAGCAATGGGACGGTATTTTAAGTCAAAACCGTTTGCAAATGCAAGAATTAAATGTTCAAAAGGAAAACCAAAACATGAACGGAACAAACACACAGAGAAATGAAGCTAAACAAATACAATCAGATGGTAAAAATGAACAGAAAACTGAAGTTGAGAAACAAATAGAATCAATATTTAGGCAGCAACAAGCCTTCGAAGATGAAAGACAAAATGAACAAGCTAAAGCTGTCAATCAAAGACCACCAATAATTATCCACAAAGAGGTAAGTGTAACGAAACACCTTCCCGTGCCGGTTGTAAGAAAATTCAAAGTTGCAGTTCCAACACCAGTCCTAGTTCCTGTTCCTGAGCCCTACGAGGTTAAAATCCCACATCCTTATCCCGTACCTTTAGAAATTGTCAAGCATATTCCTGTACCGGTAGTTAAACACTATTAG